The sequence TTGCGGCGGCAGGTGGCTGCCAACCGCTCCGTTTGGGAACTCAGAATGCCTAAGACCATGACGCAACGTAGCTACGAAGACGCGGTCGCCTGGTTGCGCGATCACGGATTCGACATCCTGGAAGCTCCCGGGATGGCCAACCGCGTGTTCCTGAAGAAACACAACTGCTCGGCCGCTCTCCAGAAAGACGAGAACGGCGGGGCGAAGCTCTTCGCCCGCCCCGGCTACCTGAGCAACGGCGAGATCTCCAAGCTGATCGACCGCGGTTACCAGAAGTTCCTCAAGACCACCAAGACCGAGATCCCGGCCACCGCCGATCACCTGCGGGCGCTGCACGACTTCACCGAAGAGCTCAAGGAAGCCCTGGGCGGCGTCAGCCTGTACAACGAGTCGCTGGGCACCGTGAGTGACGAGTACGTGTACGACAGGGTGAAGGACCGCGACCTGCCCCAGACCCAGCGCCCCAAGCGTCCCTGGGAAGAAAAGCCCTCCGCTGAGAGCAAGAAGCGCGCCTAGCGGACCGGTTTTAGCTTGCAACCCGAAACAAGAAACTGGAAACTCGGTCGGCATGTCCGCGCAGCAGCCGTGTCCCCATCTGGCGTGGTTTGACGTCGCCGACCCGAACTCGGCCGAGCTCGACGAGCTGGCACGCCGCTACCGCCTGCACGAGCTGCAGATCGAGGACTGCCGCCACCGCCCCCAGCGCGCCAAGGCGGAAGAGCACGACAGCTACCTGTTCTGCGTCCTGAAAGAGATGTGTCCCGAGCAGGCGATCAGCTTCCGCGACCTGGACGTCTTCTACGGCAAGGATTACCTGATCACCGTGCATGAGGGGCCGTCCACGGCGCTCCACAAGGCCCGCGAGTGCGCCATGCAAGAAAAGCTGCAGCGGCTCGACCGCTTGTTCTACCTGATCGTAGACAGCGTGGTGGACGAGTACCACTCCCGGCTGGATGAGCTGTCGGATGCGACCTCCGAGATCGAGTCGGAGGTGCTGCACCGGCCGGACCCACCCATGTTGCGCCGCAT comes from Terriglobales bacterium and encodes:
- a CDS encoding magnesium transporter CorA family protein, whose product is MSAQQPCPHLAWFDVADPNSAELDELARRYRLHELQIEDCRHRPQRAKAEEHDSYLFCVLKEMCPEQAISFRDLDVFYGKDYLITVHEGPSTALHKARECAMQEKLQRLDRLFYLIVDSVVDEYHSRLDELSDATSEIESEVLHRPDPPMLRRIFELKRNLIEFRRISSAMREVANAILRREGGLVGDDLDPYFRDVYDHLVRTVDLIETYRDLLTGALDI